The Oncorhynchus tshawytscha isolate Ot180627B linkage group LG02, Otsh_v2.0, whole genome shotgun sequence genome contains the following window.
CACCACTGTCTCCTGGTTTAGATACTGGATATCAGGAAATACAACACAGATATAAAGTGTATTGTGTAATTAATGAAAAGTCATGattttaaataaattattaaaaGATTAATTTTgttaatgtaaaatatatacatGCAAATCTGGACCAATGCCCAGATATTTGTAATTGTCAACAGTCTCCACAACTtgatcctttaatagttgtttgTTGTGGGGTTGGGGAATCAAccaataataaaataatgattgGCACATTTTGTGTCTGCTCTCACAGTCATAGGTGTCATTGTGAATTGACAAAGTTGCATCAGTGTCCCCCAAAAATATTAGATCTCAGAATCTGATGACAGGTTCCTTTCATCTGCCTCTAATGCATCAACGCTGGCTAGTTGCAAATTCTGCGATGCGGCGCGTATCCTCCTTGCGAGGCAAATTAAAATGCAGAACAGAATAACAATCAGTGCCATCACCAGTGGAGCTGAGAGGATGAATAGGTGAACTCTCGCTGCCCCAGACTCCCAACTGACATCCAGCTTGTTGTTCAGACTGAGGTGAGAGGCAGTGCAGGTGTAGTTGTGTTTCTCCCTTAGCTCCTCAGTACTGACATAAATACTCTTCCTCAGCTGGTAGGTCCCGTCTCCACTAGGCAGAACCTCCCCCCCTGTCAGCTCCTGTTCTGCCACTGGATGGCCATCTCTCAGCAGGGTCAAGTTGATGTGGCGGGGGTAGAAACCAAACGCCAGGCAGATCACCTGGAGGTCTCCAGAAACCTCTTTCTTTATCAACCGGAGTCTGGGAGGCACTCTCCGCATCACAAAGTTCTTCTCTCTGTTCAGGCATTTTTTCAGTGTGTTGATGCAAATAGGAAGCCAAACATTAGCATAAAGTGTTCTTTCAGTTGCTTGCCTCATCCAATTATATCCTAGTAGTAGTTGCCCAGAATCATATGTAAAATGTGTCATGTTGTAATATACCGCATAATCTGCAAAAATTCCATTAAAAGAGTTCTTTGTCATGATCAGGGCCGGTTCACCATTGTGCAGTATCTCACAGCCACCGATTCTTTGCTGAACGTGAACACCTTCCGTGAGATTTAAGTGGTGCTTTAGGCGAAATGATCTCTCTTTCATGTGGTGGTACATAGTTCCAAGTACATAAGTTCCATCCTGAGCTTCGTCATTCATTTTGTCTGTAATATGGTAACCCCTGTAGACAGACAGTTTCATGTTGGAGTCATAGTAACCTATTTGAACATCATCCAACATCAACACAACTGTAAACTCAGGGAAAGGTGTCTCTCCGATTATGTATGTTGCAAGTGCCCACAGAGAATGTGATCCTGAACCTGAGAAAAGAGTGACATTATACACCGTTGTGGACCGTTAACATTTTATGACATAAAAGTCATTAAATGAGTTTGAGAGAAAGTTAGTAGTCCATCTTACCTGCGTTGACAATGGTGTAAAATGAAAGAACAAACAAAAAGATTGACAgtttgcccatgattttgaagtGTAGCATGTCTCAAGTTTCTGACAGACTTCCCGTTTCACTTCTAAAAATAATATATACTACGTTCCTGCACGTGGGCATTCCTGCGTCTGCAGGaacgcccctccctccctcctcccattggttcctgcattcCTGACGTGGCGAGGCGCGCCGGTATTTCGTGGACTGCAGCGATTGGACACGCGATATTGACAATTTTGTAAATGTAAATATGCAGGTGCGCTTGCCGGAGACAGAGTGTATTTATGTAAATATAACTACCGAGGGACACCGAAACCACTGAGTTGTTTCTCCTCGCGCCATGGCTCGTCCCGCACAACTGCTGTCAACAGACTTTACTAGTTGACTTCCTCAGGAACGATGTCAGACAGATAGTTATTTAAAAGTTGATTTGACTTGGGATTTCTTGTAATCACGGTAAGATAAGGGTTCTAATATGTCTGCTAGGTTTAGAAAGCTGTCAGTTGGTTTGTGTCATTATAGCATAAGTGTGTGAGTTA
Protein-coding sequences here:
- the LOC112221719 gene encoding major histocompatibility complex class I-related gene protein; the protein is MLHFKIMGKLSIFLFVLSFYTIVNAGSGSHSLWALATYIIGETPFPEFTVVLMLDDVQIGYYDSNMKLSVYRGYHITDKMNDEAQDGTYVLGTMYHHMKERSFRLKHHLNLTEGVHVQQRIGGCEILHNGEPALIMTKNSFNGIFADYAVYYNMTHFTYDSGQLLLGYNWMRQATERTLYANVWLPICINTLKKCLNREKNFVMRRVPPRLRLIKKEVSGDLQVICLAFGFYPRHINLTLLRDGHPVAEQELTGGEVLPSGDGTYQLRKSIYVSTEELREKHNYTCTASHLSLNNKLDVSWESGAARVHLFILSAPLVMALIVILFCILICLARRIRAASQNLQLASVDALEADERNLSSDSEI